CCAGCTTGTCACAAACAGGGCGACTGCCTCAGAAGCGATGTCCGTATACAATGCAGCCTATGTGCACTGTTTGTGTTTAGATCCTGGCTAGTGCCAGGCAGGAAAAGGCCtacaaaaaacctgaaattcaGGAGTAAGGCGGAACACACCTGTCATTTTGAAGCACGTGGGGAAGAACACACAACAACACATATGGTTTGAGCAAATCCTCCTGTATagcctctcttttctctctttaagCTATGATGACCAAAAACATGACAGCAGTTTGGCTGTGGCAGTGCCACGACTACAGTCTATCGCACTCATCAGTACTGTCCTTGCTCCCTTGTGCTCTCCTGCCTGCATCCGTTATCTAcgattttttcatttatttttatggataGAAAATACGAACTTTTCATTCACTGAACAATTACATTTGAATTAATCCAAAACCTTTCAAGTCAAGCAGAGTTaactgaagggggaaaaaatacctgAAGGTCAGATTCAATGAGAAAGATTCCTAAAGCAATAACAGCATCTCTGCGACGTTCATCTAACTGGAAGATCCCATGGAAATCCACTGGACACATACAGAGCAGCTTTTGTACCTGAAAAACAGCGGAGGGAAAGGACAGTAGAACAAGACTGAAAGTGCCAAAACACTCCAAGGAAACAACAGTACATGTGTTAAAACTGCCTTTCACAAACCCACCGGCAGCATCAGGGAAGCGACACCAACAGCCCCCAGCTGCTCCTTCCTGGGGCTGAGCCTCACGTCCACAGCCCAGAGCACCCCAAGCAACGGGCCGGGGTAGCACTAACACAACTGCAAATACTTCCACAGCAGAGAAACAAGCTGGCAGGCTGTGGTTTTCAAGACTTATTCAAAGCTCCTCAGTTTGATGTGGACAGTAGACTTTCCATCTTCTGGACGACAGACAGATGGCCACATTACCCTCCTCTAGTCATCAATCTTAATGGGAGCACCTAAGGCTAGGAAAGGGATGATGACAGAAGctaggaaaagacagaaaaatttcaAGTAGATGTCAAACATTTTTACCACAACACAGctcattttaagttttcttcAACATTGATCAAGCTGTTTGATTGCTTGTTTTCAACTCAAGAgaatttctgaagcatttcaCATTTACAGAGCTCATCCCTGCATCCTCCGTACAGCAAAGCCTTCCTTCCACTAATCCACTGGGCGTTCTGGATGTGCAAGAAATATGCGGCAGGCACGTATATGGTATTTACTCAATTCCTATAAACAAAAGCCATCGGGATGGAGCTTTGGTGACAGCCGCACCAGTGCCTTCTTCATATTCAGCACCGTGCAATAGCCTGGTGCCTAGCTGAGTACGACTGGGCTCAGGTCCTTTTAACGCAACAGCTTAAGCTTCCAGAACTATTATTTTCTCACTACTTACCTATTACTTCACTCCATACCCAGTAAACACACTTCTAAAGTATACATCAAATCTCCcaaatactttgttttattatgttaagaaagggaaaatgcaaCAAGCACATTGTCTTTTTACAAATCTCCTTGATGTTAATAAATATTACCAAAAAAGTACTGCCGTGATAAATACCTATGTTTGAATGTTTTGCGTTTGAATGTAAGTTACTTCCAATTTAGATAACCCTTTAAACACCCCGCCTTGAAATTTCTAAATCAAGAAACTATTTCCCTAGAGGATTAGAAGAATTTCCTGGATGCCTAGTGGGATTTCAGATTCTGGTCCTTAAACTGCCAGACCTCATAATTACAAGCCCTGTAACACAACACAAATAATCCTCTTGCTcaatacaaaacacagcaaatgaaaTACCAGCTTTGGAAAATAACTTCTGATGCACGCGCCTCACACGGGGTTAATATTTGCAATAACAGCAGTGAGTAACTTTAGCTAGATACGGACAGTTAATATCATTTAACGCCTACTGTAATCTCtcaaactaaaaggaaaaaaaagaaaataaatccccGGATATTAGTGAACCAACAGCAgggcttaaaaaaattattcacagcTAGCTGTCAGAGCAATGGTAGGTTTCCAGAACGAGAACTGAGAAGAGAAGCCTGTGAGAGCTGGCCAAGAACAAGCGCCACGGCTTTCCGCAGCCAGAGCCGCGCTTTCCGCAGCCCCGCCACCCTTCGCTACCGCGCGAGGCAACGCGGAGCTTCAATCGCTTCCAGCCCGGGAAGCCAAGCCCCGACGCACGGGTCGGGACCCTCCCGCGGGCCCGGGACCCCGCCAGCTGCTCCCCGCCAGCCGCCGAGCCCCCCGCGGGAGCCGCCCCGCCGAGGTTTGTCTCCGCCGGGCAGATCGCACCTCGGGCCGACCGCGCCGCTCGGGCTCAGCCTCCAGCCGGCGCCCTCACACCTAcggggccgcgccgcgcgcTCCCCGCGGGTGCCCGCGGGCTGCTCTGCCCGCTCGGGGGCGGTTCCGGGCCAGGCAACCGTGACAGGCGCCCAGCGGCCCCCCCGCACGCACTAACGcaccccgccccgccgcagGGCAGCCCCCACCGGCGAGGGGCCcagcgccccgccgcccgcgaCGCCCACCCTCCCACGCAGGCTCCGCTCGCGGGACGTGCACGCGCACAGTCCCCACCCGCACATCGTCCGCCCGCCCCACGCGTGACAACCCCTCCCGCGGCCCCCACAGGCGCAGTTCGCCCCCTCTCCACGCGTGACAACCCCTCCCGCAGCACCCACAGGCGCAGccctcccccaacccccacACGTGACAGTCCCTCCCGCAGCCCCCACAGGCGCAGCCCACCCGTCACCCCCGCACGCGTGACGGCCTCTCCCACGCACACAGCCGCGCGGGACCCCCCTCACCTTCTCCAGCGGCGCCGGGCTCTGCACCGCCAGCGACCGGGCCAGCGACAGCACGGTGTTGAAGTAGAAGCCGCGCGCGGTGCCcacgccgcccccccgccccgcgcccgcgGGGGgagccgccggggccgccgccgcggtGGTCGCCGCGGCCGCCGTCGCAGCCGtcgcagcagcagccgccgccgccgccaccgcggCCGCCATGTTGCGGGAGGCCGACGCgtcgcccgccccgcccctctcGCGAGAGCAGCACTTGCCGCAGGACCAGGGAACACCAATCACGCCGCAGAGACAGCGCCGCCCGGGGCGTCTTCACGGCCGGCGGGTTCCCGCCCCGCCCCTGCCGGTGCCCCGCCCCTGCCGGTGCCCCGCCCCTGCCGGTGCCCCGCCCCTGCCGGTGCCCCGCCCCTGCCGGTGCCCCGCCCCTGCCGGTGCCCCGCCCTCCCGCCCTGCCGTACCGCCCCCCAGGCCCAGCTCTGCAAACGGCCGCGCCCACCCCCTTCTCCCCCGCCCTCCGGCGCGGTTGGTCCCGCCCAGCCACCGCCCGCCTCAGCGCCGCCCGCTGCGTTCCTCGCGCACGGAGGGGGCggcgcggtgcggtgcggtgcggcgGTTCCGCCCGGCGCGCGGCGGCCTGCGGGCGGAAggagcggcgcggagcgggCCGTGGCCTGAGGGGGCTCGCCGTGAGGAGCGGGCTGAGGACGCCGCCTCCTCTGCGGCCGACGGCGCGATGTCGGCCCCCCCGAGGAGCTACAACCCCTTcgccgaggaggaggaggaggaggaggaggaggcggcagtggggtgggcggcggcggcggggggcggcggggaggcgggcgGCACCGAGCGGCAGCGGTACCTGCGGCAGGAGGTGCTGCGCCGCTCCGCCGCCACCGCCGACAGCACCGCCCGCTCCCTCTCGCTGCTTTACGAGTCCGAGCGGATCGGCGTGGCGGCTTCCGAGGTGGGTACCGGCCGCCGGGGAGAGGGGCCAtcgggccccccccccccagtcctGCGGCTGAAACCTGGGGGGTCTCgttctccttccccccccccccccccccgccccgaaaCATCTCTCTCCAGAGTCACCCAACGCCTCGGAGGCCCGTCCCCCCCTGTGTTACTGCGGGCTGATTTTCTGGGTGCTGTTCTCTGACCACCTCTGCCCGCGCTTCCGCCTGCTTTTAGCGATTGCCGCAAGCCTTGCTAACGGCGATTACATAAATCTTTACCCGTCCGAAAAGTTTTCAGCCCGTCTGTTGCTGACGCGAGCGGCCTGCTCGGTTAGTTGCTCGCGTTGCGCTCGCTTCATCCCGATTAATCATTTCCGTCGTCCCTCGGCGCTCGGTTCGGGCACCGCGTGCGCTCGAGGCGTCGCGCGTGAAGGCCCGTCCGTGGCGTCACCTGCCCACGCGGTGTTGTCCCGAGCGGTGTAACGCGGTTGTCTGAAGCGGCCCGGGCGCccctgctgggggggggggggggggggggcgcgctCCTgctgagggggggggggggcgcgcctgctgaggggggggggggggggggggcgctcCCGGCCGCGCCTCTGCGAACTTGTGAAAGCCTCGTGATTTGTTCGCGCAGAAAAGTGCAGAGGAGGAATCAAGAATTTAGGCTTAGCGCGTGGTTCATGGTAAAACTTGAAGTGTATGTGTTTGCTGCTTTattgaggggaagaaaagcgCATCCAACTAGAATTCCCCAAAGTTTAGAGAGAACATGAACACAAGTTCTTTGTTTTGCACTAATGTTAGCTGCAGGCAACCTTCTTGCCAGCATTAATCTCCGGTTTATTTTGGAATAGTGTTTGTGCCGCTGAATTAGACACAGTTATATTGTTTTCTATCAGAATTTCTAAATCCCTGCCCTGTTAGTATCAGCTAAAAGATTATTTCTGCAGTACGGGAGAACTCTATTGGTGTTCGTTTCCTTTGGTTATTCTCCTTGTAAATTATCAGGAGCGGTAGTATCCCTTCTCAGTGAAGGTGGCATTGGCAGCTAGAAATAGTTCTGCTTGCTCATTTCGCCTCGATAACCCTTTGCATTTTTGCTCTGTCACCTGGCTGGTGCCGTGCTTGTTCCACCAAGAGGAGACACAAATGTCAACCTGACAAGAGGCCAACACAGGAGATTCCTAGGGGCTGTTTGTAGTGGGTGTCAGGAGCCTGGCACTGAGTGGTGATGGGGATTTTATAGCTGGTCAATGCTGTGGCTGACTAATGACTCTTGACTGAAATGCCCTGGAGGAAGAGTGAGGAAAAAACTGCATGCCTTTAGAAATTATCTACACAGATGAAGGAActctgctatttttctttctgctaaaaatatttgctgtttcagTTTATCTTGGCTTTACTAgcatctctttttctgtcaATATCTGTTAGGAGCTTGTACGTCAAGGAGAGGCACTGAAGCGCACAGAACAGATGGTAGATAAAATGGACCAGGACTTGAAGACTAGTCAAAGGCACATAAACAGCATTAAGAGTGTTTGGGGGGGCTTGGTAAACTACTTCAAAGCCAAACCTCCAGAGAGCAAGCCAGAGCAGAATGGAACCCCTGAATATTACGCTAACAGTAGGTAAgtaaaaatatgtgttttacTTGGGACTTACCTCCCACAGCATCTCTGAAATGTCACCAGAAAATAAGAACGAACTTAAAAGATCTGTTGATTCTGTCAAGTAAATTCCTGAGATGGTGTCTAGctccctttttcctttgagaaaaatagttttacctttatttgtatttgtagtGGTAAGAATAACTTTGTGTTTGTGGGAAATTGATTCAAACAATTACACAAGTAATTCTTTATTCTTCTGAATTATCCTGCTTACTTCAGTCTTATCAGGAAGTCATGATCTGTAGCATTGACACGCTTCCAGTTAACTGTTATGTCTATTTCCCTAGTTTCTATTAaaagctgtaaataaaaattaattgctcTGAAATGACTCTGTCTTACAGTACTTCTCTCTCTAGCTGAGAAATCCATGTGCAGCCTGGTAATGCTGTGTAGATTgatttcctccttcccttccccctccatcCTCCACTAGAAGAAAGGAATAGCTTGCTTCCAAGACGGAAGATAGAGCTTCGGTTTTGATACCAAGTTTCCACGCACTATTTTCAGCACTAAAGCGaccagttctgctttcactgaCGACAAATGCTATtagttaattttaaaggaaCGTTTTGGATCAGATCTAACaaatttgctgcttttgtaTAAATTTGACACCTGTTCTTGTTTAGCAGATTCGGAATGAGGCCTGTGGTCCATaggagtgttttctttttcttctctttattaCTAGATTAAAAGAAGCAATGATGTCTAGTAAAGGACAAGAGTCAAAATACCAGGAGAGTCATCCAAATTTGAGGAAGCTAGATAATCCAGGTTTGTTAACTCTATTTTACACTGAATGTAATCATCAACATGGGCCAAACTTGCACGGTGGTGAAGGCAGAGACTCCTCGGCCTTGCCCAACTGCTGACTTGCGTTGCCACCTAACGCCTGGAGATCTGTATCCCAGCCTTCATGTTTCCCCTAAAACTCCTTATACCCACACTGAAGACATGAAATTTTTTTACTTGGGTACAGATTTTATTTAGCCCTTACTGCGGGGGATTTATGCTGCATCAACTGAAGTCGTTACGTGATTCATGCGGGAAGCGTACAGGGTTTGGTCTTGTTCCCCATTCTCACAATACGTTAACTTCTGTGATGGCTTGTACGTACGAAGTAACTGTTCCTTTATAAAGTGAGGCTCAATTATTTAGCTTAGTAAGagtgagaaagcagcagggtATCTTTATCGTTGTAGTTCTGTAAGTAAAGGAATGCTTTTCGGTAACATTGATCTCCGTTCCACTCCACGTAATATTCAGTGTCTGACCAATAGAGGGCAGAAACAACCCTCTGGTGCCTTGACCTGGGGGAACGCCAACTGCTGGTAGGAGTTACCAGCCTTCCTGCTTCGTTGGTCGGGtggctgttattttcttttttctctcagcaGCCTAGTAGACCTACAAAAGGCAGCCCAAGAGAGAATAAGTGTAGCTTAGTAACTGTTCATCTTGGGGGGTGCCCTGTAGATAGTGGTGGTGGGTTACGTTTGATACTCCTGCTAGCAGATTATGTGATTACACGGCAGCTGTGGTCTGACTAATCTTTAACAGCCTTTCTAAAACTTTAAAGCCTTTTCCTGCTAGCTTTTCTTTGTTATAtaataatctgtattttataCTCTTTAACAGACAATGATTTCAGAGCAGATTTAGTTTCTTCAGTGCAAACAGATTCTTACCCGAAGAACCAACATCTGCGAGCTTACCACCAGAAAATTGATAACAACTTAGGTGAGAAAATTGAAGCTGTTTTATGTAataaattttcaattttttgttCCTAACCAGAGAAGATTACTAAGTAATATATTGCCAACAAACACTTTTTCATTTAGTTCACATGTGAAATCtgataactaaaaaaaaatttgcttgtATTCTTTGTTTCAAAACTATCTACGTGGCAGAATCCaaagttttatttcaacatACATTGAATGGTAGAATGCTGTGGGATGTCCGTGGGTCAGCTACTTGTAAATATTAATAACAGATCTGAGTTAGAAATGCATTTAGTGTGAAACCAGCTCGAAAGGAACTGGCTAGGATGCCTGGAATAGTACTAATCTGCTGTGGAAACCGATACGCTATTGGCATCAATATTTCGACTCTTCTGTAGCGTGCTTGTACTTTAGAAATAGTTGGATTTTGAACTGTCCCTGAGCAAAGGGACCTGGGGGAAAACCCCCCACCCAAAAGCATGAGTCCCCTTCGATCACACATTGACAAACACTTACCAGCTGTGAATAAGCCAGCAAATCTCTTGTCATTTGCATGAGGAAATGGTGCCAAAGTATCCCCAAACCCTTGCATTCGGGatatgaaaatgtttctatGAGCCATCCTGTAAGCTGACTGGAATATCACTGGGACAAGCAGCCTTATCCGTGCGTTCTGAAAAGCCTTATTAAGCAGGTACTAGTAGCATTAATAAGGGAGTACTGCTTCAAATCGACTTCCAGATTATACCAGTATGGATACATCCTACCTCTTCTCCTAAAGCTTACCACTTACCCTGAAGGATGCATTCCGCTTACCAAACCAACAGTTAAACTTGGATATTAAATTGAGCATCGGTTTGGACCCAGAGAATTTACAACTGTGCACAGCTTTTGAAATAAAcatgttttgcagaaaatagaAGAATCCAAAGGcactaaatatttaatttgtgaatttgctgcatttcttttattacttCCCAAAACCATTCAGctgactttctcttcctttgttctGTAGCACATATACAAAGTGCCTCTTTGCTTACATGTGTCACTATGCAGCTGACctagaaagaagaaattggAAAGAAATCAGAAAGGAATAGATCAAAGAGAAATAGACAAGCATAAGAGTTAAAGGAAGCACAACTTGTTCTACTCCCAAGCCGTGCAAAACTTAATTGCCTCAGAAGCATTTATACCAATCAATCATGCAATAAAATAGTTTCCTTGTAGCCAAATTAGAAAATCTGGAAACGGGATTTTTCCATCTATCTTAAATAAACTAACTGCTTAAATCTTCAGTCTGTTGATGATACCTCTGCATGAAGCTTAACGAACAGCTGAGGTAGTGAGCTTATGGTATATACTGAGCGGAGAAAAGATGTACCCAACTTTCtacaaaatatgcttttaaaaaaaagtaaaaactacATGACAGGGTATATAGTTTTATAAAGATCCAATCTGGTTTTAAGCATTTGTAGTTAACTTGtaatggaaaaaagaaggaagtgaTTATTTCTGGTAGTAATGTGGTAGAAGTGTTAAAATACCGGTGCTTCCACTATTGGAGAAGAACTGTCAGACTTGAGCAGTTGTAACTAATGTTTTCCAACCCAGGGCTTTGGAGAAGAGGGAATCCTGGTAGTGTCCATTTAAACAGTATGCTTTATACTGCTTCGCTCTTTATGGTCCCTCTCTTCATTGACAGATGAGATGTCTTCTGGGTTGAGTCGTCTGAAGAACCTAGCTCTGGGTCTGCAGACAGAAATAGATAAGCAAGATGATATGCTGGATCGGCTAACAAAAAAAGTAGAGACACTGGACGTCAATATTAAAAGCACTGATAAAAAAGTCCGGCAACTTTAAaggatttttagaaattttttcaTCAGCGTCAGTTCTTCTTGGATGTCTTATCTCAACCGGTCTCTTAAAAAATCTTGGACAGTGTCAGTTTCTCTTTATTCTGATATGTTACTGATTTTGTTATCATTAAAATGGCATAATCCTAAGTGCAGCATAATAccttaaatttcttctttatgtacATGGGAGAAGTGCGTGTTGAGTAAAACCTCTCGGCACTTGGTAGATGCTTTTGTGCTGGACACCCTGCTCAATTGTGTAACCGCGCGTCATGCGCATGGAGGAACGTGCCGCTGCAAACCTTCAGCGTCCTGGGCCTGGGAGCTGTGATGAGAGAAGGAGCTGCGTTTCGCCTCTGTTCTGGAAAGGGGGAACAGAATGCTGCTTTGTGCAGAACAAACGTTGCTAATTCTGTTTACCTACAgctattttaaattctgaaaaaatgctgatttccagctgtaaaaataatttgaagtgaCTGTTCTCTGGCATTTCGGGGGCTTAAGGAACAAAATGTTCTGTGGAAGTTGTAAAATATCAAGGGTGTTGTGCAGTAACGATAATATCCTCTGTGTGTTCCCTTGGCAAAAGTCATCTTGAGAAAACATTGGTTCCACAAACCGTGGGTTTTACGTTTGGGTCACTAAATGCTGTCACCGttagtattttcagaaaagatctCTAAGGGTATCTTATGGTCTGCAAGGAATGCTGACTGACAGTGACCCAAGAAATTTGGATAACAAAATCAGGACTTAAACGTATGTTCTCTTAAAGATTCATTTGTAGAGATTGTCAccatctgcttttttattttctgcacttTCTCAGCTTATTCAGTTAGGCGGTCGTTTGAAAAATAGCTTCCATTTTAGAAATGGAGAGTTGATCTGATATTGCACAAAGAGGTCGTAGGAGATCGTTCTTATTTAACACTTATTTCAGTTGTGGTTAGGTGTTGAGCAGATGCTGTGTTTTCCTGGGTAATGTGACTGTTTCTTAAAAACTCGGCTATGGTTCACGTACCTGCATTGGCTCGGCAGGCGTGGAAAGTTCCTGCCGATAAAGAAAAgctcaaaaatgtttttgagtCTTCCAGGCACAAATTGGGCCTTCCaatttgctttattcttttgtaTCACTGTAGAACAAAATAATTGCAATTCTGCTCCAGCCTGAAGACATGACACTGACAACTTGCTGTCTGTCTTGAAAACAAGTAAGTTACTTGGGTTGGGAGAGGCCGAGGGACCTCTGTCAGTATTGGGACACCCGTGTCACGACTGACAGTGAGCGGCTCAGGAGAGAGAGGTACTTTTTTGAGCTGGTGCCACGGTGTGTTATGAATCGAAGGAGGACCTTGGTGTTCAGGGCAAACAAGCTTGTGTCCTTCAGGAACATCACATGAACACCCTCCCTTTTCTGCAAGGGATTTGTTACCTTGAGCTCGCCTGGTACAAAGTGCACCCAGTTGTTAAGGAGATAACAGAGTATGAGCCTTTTATGTTTTACTTTCTCTCCTGAAAGTTCctttgtagaaaaataaatcactaaaAAAGCTAAACTTGGACATAGTATTATGGAAGAAAATACTATTCCTGGAGTTAGTAGCACAGTAGAGTTGTGAATTAGATGTGAGGTGAGCCTTTGTTTGCCCTTATGTTAATGATGTCGTTGATTTCAGTCCctgaaaaagtgttttgcagGGACATAAAACTTCAAGAGCTATTGAGtaactgctttttaattttcactttgtGTCACTTATGCTCATTTGGAACCATAAAAAAGCCTTATTAATACCAGTGTATCATCTAACTGCTTGAGTGTATACCACAACTGATTCTCTTACTCTGATAGAATATTTATGAATGGTATGATGTGATGTCTCAAGATGGTTCATACACTTATTTAGTAAATGACACAATCatagttttcaaaatgttaagTACCTCAGTGAAGGAAGATTGAAATTTTTAGTTTCTTATTTCACCTTCTCCTTTTAATGACAAGGGTGACGAGACTTGTGTTTTCCCTTATCCCAGTGCTGGTTAACAGAAATGCTTGCATCTTAGAAAGGATGCATAAATTCTCTCCAGAAAAGAGGACACaaaaaactgcagagtagttaaTAACTCTCCTTTCAGTGTGAAGTCTGCCTTCACCTGGATGCAACTATTTAACAACTAAATTTTTTCCGGAGCAAGAATTTGGTAACCGGGATGTGCACTGAGACCTCCACTGAGCGATGGTTAATGGAGGCAAAACATAGCTGGCGGATCTGGTTGTTCAGTGTAATAAGACATGTGGAGTGTGAATCCCAGCAAAAATTTGTGTTGATATTCGGGTGAAGTGTGTTGCCTCTCTGATGTAAGCTGTTCCATCTTCTTAGTCTAAATTATTTCACAAAACGAAGTCAAGGTTTTGGTCAACTGTTTAGTTGTATGAGCCTTATGAAATGTTTACTGTTCCCTGGATATCTTTGATGCCTTTAAAAAGACAGGCAGAGaaggggaattaaaaaaatgaatccCTGTTTCTGCTTTGAGAACCTTGTGATCCAAGCAGACTGGAAAACCAGGATCTCAGCCATGTGGGATTTAAACAGGGGTCAAATTTCTCATCTCCTAACAGTCCCATTCACTGTCTCAGCAATgtatggttttgtttgcttaggCTTTCCTGCTCtatttatttttgattttttaaaatggtcttGTTTTAAAGGATTATTTCCCACACCAGATTTCTCTTGTGGGGAAAAATAGATTGTGCATGGGTATAAATGGATTTCTGCCAAAAACTGAATTCCCTTTCTCAGCTTGCATATGGATGCTTTATGCTGATAAAGAACTTAAGTCCAACTGACCCGAGGAGACAACACTATTTTGTAATAGTGATGGACTTTCTTTGCTCGTTACAATAACTTTCCATCCtgcaaaaaggagaaattaggaaaaaaccaaaaacattatttttgccTCTACAAGAAACGTCATTTTGCGTGTGTTATGAAGGAGCTATTTCTGTATTACTATTACAGAATTTCTCTGTATTACTGTACTTACTATTTCCTGAGCtagagttttatttcttcttggaTACTGTTGAAAAATTTACCTTGTGCAGGGTATAGGACTTCcagaagaaatgtaatttaCACTCAAGCGCTAGCTTGATAAATGATTTTGCCTGAATACTCATGCTGGCATAGAAATTGGTGTCCTTGCAGCAAACTAGCTCTGGTTAATTTCGTTCTTACTGGCTTGAGTAGAGGCTTAATATTACAGTCAGAAGaagatagggaaaaaaaaaaaagtaatctttatAAAAAGCGACTGTTTTCTCAAAATGTTTGCTAATACATTTTGAAAACGTTTTTAAATGCCAGGAAGTTGCATACCCTTCATAACGTAGCTATAAGAAAACATACTCTAAAAATGGCAAGGAAGAAAACCGAAGTGGGCATAACCAGTATCTGACTACTGATTCCTAGGtgtgtttgatttttatgtTTCCTGAGCATTGAATTAAATATTGTAACAAATGATGCGTAGCTGAATTTTAGTCTGTACTACAAACACTTGTTGCTGTGCTGAACTGCTGGCCTCCTGAAATCGCTGGGACACGATATGGTGTCGGGGGGGTTTTAATGTGTGAAAtttgtctgaaatattttgctgcctTGTTTTTGTGAAGTGATGTCGTTTGTTAAATGGtgaaatagaaaatactttCCAACCACTCTGCCTTCTCGACAGATTTTTGTAGGCATTTTTACAAGCATAACATCATGTGGAGGATATGTGTTAATGTTGACTTTGGAATACATGGGgcttaattttcaaaatcacaAGTAGTGATTATTTGCGTCTACGGCTTTCTTAAATAGTACTTTAATTCCGTGCCACCCAGGTATAACACTTTTTATACAAATCAAattgaaatatctttttcttttctttaaatgctaaACTGGAGTGTGGATCAGCAATTCAGGAGACTG
The genomic region above belongs to Phalacrocorax aristotelis chromosome 15, bGulAri2.1, whole genome shotgun sequence and contains:
- the SNAP29 gene encoding synaptosomal-associated protein 29, with amino-acid sequence MSAPPRSYNPFAEEEEEEEEEAAVGWAAAAGGGGEAGGTERQRYLRQEVLRRSAATADSTARSLSLLYESERIGVAASEELVRQGEALKRTEQMVDKMDQDLKTSQRHINSIKSVWGGLVNYFKAKPPESKPEQNGTPEYYANSRLKEAMMSSKGQESKYQESHPNLRKLDNPDNDFRADLVSSVQTDSYPKNQHLRAYHQKIDNNLDEMSSGLSRLKNLALGLQTEIDKQDDMLDRLTKKVETLDVNIKSTDKKVRQL